A window from Esox lucius isolate fEsoLuc1 chromosome 16, fEsoLuc1.pri, whole genome shotgun sequence encodes these proteins:
- the LOC117592818 gene encoding extensin-1-like: MTESPELEYYNTGPCLKGVHYMENGLPWDIGQSRQTTAAAAQESLLSAVDPDLHVKQPGPLDLCGSLGKCFNHNTPPSISVHHNTPPPISVHHNTPPSISVHHNTPLPISVHHNTPPSISVHHNTPLPISVYRNTPPPISVHHNTPPPISVYRNTPPSISVHHNTPPPISVHHNTPPPISVHHNTPPPISVHHNTPPSISVHHNTPLPISVHHNTPPPISVHHNTPPSISVHHNTPLPISVHHNTPPSISVHHNTPLPISVYRNTPPPISVHHNTPPPISVYRNTPPPISVHHNTPPPISVHHNTPPPISVHHNTPPPISVHHNTPPPISVHHNTPPSISVHHNTPLPISVHHNTPPPISVHHNTPPSIRVHHNTPLPISVHHNTPLPISVHHNTPLPISVHHNTPPPISVHHNTPPPISVHHNTPPSISVHHNTPPSISVHHNTPPPISVHHNTPPPISVHHNTPPSISVHPRIQKESVCAKQTRDNAMI; this comes from the exons ATGACTGAGAGTCCTGAACTGGAGTACTACAACACTGGCCCCTGTTTGAAAGGAGTGCACTACATGGAGAATGGGTTGCCA TGGGACATTGGTCAAAGCAGACAAACTACTGCCGCTGCTGCACAGGAGAGTCTTCTATCTGCTGTTGACCCTGACCTTCACGTCAAACAACCTGGTCCGCTCGACCTGTGTGGGAGCCTGGGAAAGTG TTTCAATCACaacactcctccctccatcaGTGTCCATCACAACACTCCTCCACCCATCAGTGTCCATCACaacactcctccctccatcaGTGTCCATCACAACACTCCTCTACCCATCAGTGTCCATCACaacactcctccctccatcaGTGTCCATCACAACACTCCTCTACCCATCAGTGTCTATCGCAACACTCCTCCACCCATCAGTGTCCATCACAACACTCCTCCACCCATCAGTGTCTATCGCaacactcctccctccatcaGTGTCCATCACAACACTCCTCCACCCATCAGTGTCCATCACAACACTCCTCCACCCATCAGTGTCCATCACAACACTCCTCCACCCATCAGTGTCCATCACaacactcctccctccatcaGTGTCCATCACAACACTCCTCTACCCATCAGTGTCCATCACAACACTCCTCCACCCATCAGTGTCCATCACaacactcctccctccatcaGTGTCCATCACAACACTCCTCTACCCATCAGTGTCCATCACaacactcctccctccatcaGTGTCCATCACAACACTCCTCTACCCATCAGTGTCTATCGCAACACTCCTCCACCCATCAGTGTCCATCACAACACTCCTCCACCCATCAGTGTCTATCGCAACACTCCTCCACCCATCAGTGTCCATCACAACACTCCTCCACCCATCAGTGTCCATCACAACACTCCTCCACCCATCAGTGTCCATCACAACACTCCTCCACCCATCAGTGTCCATCACAACACTCCTCCACCCATCAGTGTCCATCACaacactcctccctccatcaGTGTCCATCACAACACTCCTCTACCCATCAGTGTCCATCACAACACTCCTCCACCCATCAGTGTCCATCACaacactcctccctccatccgTGTCCATCACAACACTCCTCTACCCATCAGTGTCCATCACAACACTCCTCTACCCATCAGTGTCCATCACAACACTCCTCTACCCATCAGTGTCCATCACAACACTCCTCCACCCATCAGTGTCCATCACAACACTCCTCCACCCATCAGTGTCCATCACaacactcctccctccatcaGTGTCCATCACaacactcctccctccatcaGTGTCCATCACAACACTCCTCCACCCATCAGTGTCCATCACAACACTCCTCCACCCATCAGTGTCCATCACaacactcctccctccatcaGTGTCCATCCCAGGATCCAGAAAGAATCAGTATGTGCCAAACAGACTCGGGACAATGCCATGATATag